The window TGGATATCACCGAGCTGCTGGAGTATGCGGAGGACGGTGATGAAATCTACATTGAAGAGTTTGTCCCCTCTCTGAATAAAATAGATTTAAACTGCTCCCCCGCGAGTTTTACCGTGGATACCAGTTTATAAACAATACAACAAAATTATTTTTTAATAATAATCTATCGCATATTTGTACAATATAGCATTGACAGTGGTATCTGTAATGGTCATTCCTGTAACCTTGTTTTCTGAGTTTGTCTCGTAGGTATATCTTCGTTCCCCTGCTGTTCTCAGTAAGTTATAATTGGCATTGCAGGTTTTATACCCTAATAACCCAAACAAATACAAAGGATCAAACCGCAAAATAGACTGTTCCATTTCTAATCTTCCAAAGGCGCTTAGTGTAAATAAATTCTGAAAAGGTAGTTGATGGGAATTTAGCAAAGGGGTATATGAAAATATTAATGTATCGTAATATGTGTATATACTGCCATAGTAATCAGATCCGGTATTATTATATTTCATCTCTGTATTATTTTGTCCGTTAAAAAGTAAATCATACTCATTTATCGAAATTTTAAAAAGTGGATTGTAAGATAACAGGAATTTCATGGAATCAATGGTTGCACCGGTATAATTAAATCTGTACTTTTCACGGTATGCTAAACTGAAGCTGTCAAAGGTATAGACAGAAGTGATTTGGTTTTGTGGGTTAATGAATGCTGTGTATTTACTGTAAAAAACACTCGGCACATTAAATAGTATATCCACTTTATTTATGTCATGTTCTATGGTAAGTACGCCTAAAGTATCAAAATCAATTCTTGTTAATTTAGCATCTGTAGAGTCATAATGAAAATAATAAAATATGCTATTCATATTTTCATCCGGAGCCTGAATTAATTGTAATTTCTTTATTTTTCCTTTTAATGGGTTTGCAGGGGGAATTACATCGTTATTTGAGCACGAAGTAAACATTATTACAAGTACTAAAAACTTAAGTATTGAACTCATCTTATGCATTTTGTGAATTAATTATGCCCGTTTAACCACCGAACTACATCTTGGCGTACAGCCACTCTTAAGCCAAGAGGTATTGGACTATAGAAATATGCTCCATTCCACCCATGTTCAGCGTCATTATAAAGCTTAATAACATGTTTGTTGGTTAAGGTATTATATGTTACTGGTATTTGTTGATTTATGAAGGCATTAAAAAATGTATATGTTCCTATAAGTCCGCCATAAGCAGTATTAGCTAAGTTAGTACTCATCCCATCTGTAGATTTATTGTAAGGGACTAAATGATCTGCTACTCCATTCCCGTGCATGATAAAAGTTGGGATAATATTTGCACTGGTGGTAAGCTTTACTTTGGGACTATAAGCAGATAATGTTGTATTTGTTGAGGGGTTTAATATTTGTGATTTCATGCCTGATTGTATCAAATTAAATGATTTTATTATCTTCTTGTATGAAGGTTGATTTGCAGCTGTACAGTTAAAGGGTGAAACTGATTGATATATTGTATAAGGAGAACTTTCATCAAAGATATAGTAATAAGGCATATTGTTATTATAGAAATTTCCTGAACAAATAAACGGTACCGAATAATTATCTAAGGTATCCGCATATTGATTCATGTTAGTTGGGGCATACATGGAGACTACAGACTTAAGAAAAGTACTGTTTTGTGGTAATGAATATGCATATAGCAAAGCAAGATGACCTCCTGCGCTTTCTCCTAGAATATGAATTTTTTCAGCACTTACTGAGTATCCATATAAACAGGTATAAAAGTTTGCTCGAATGTGATTTATTGCATTCTGTATATCTGCAACTTGATCGTACCACCAATTTGTTGTTAGTGGAAACTCATTAATGTCATTGCCATAATCTATCAATCGATATAAAAGAGACACCACTACATATCCATTATTTAATAAATCTTTTACCATGCTCTCATTTGTATTATAATCAGCCCAATTATAAGGAAAGCCTAAAATAGAAACATCTTGTCCTGAAAACCAACCGCCACCGGGTATCATAACCACTACAGGGGAATTTGCGGTTACATTATTGGGCAAATAGACATAGTATCTCTGCCTGTCATCCGTCCCATATTGTCCAATATAATCTACTTTATTGCCAAATGCATCATAAGGGTAATAATAGGTGCCGGGATCTGGGTTTGTGGGAACTGTTAAGCAGATTCCGTTACAGCAATGAAAATCTTCTCCGCCACCACCACCGCCCGCATTAATACTAACAGCCGACCGCGAAATAGTATTTAGGTATTCAGGATTATATCTTAATATATCCCTTAATGGAGAGGTTAGCATGCTGAAATCTGTACTCTCTTCTTTTTTTGAAGCATCAGCAGATGTCCTTAAATGAGTACCAGCAGATTCTGTTACAACTGTTTCATTTATACTTACTTCTTTATCACAACTGATTAGAAGGACACTTAAAAGCAGGTATAAGAAAACGGAAATGCTATTTTCTTTGATATGCGATTTTTTCATTTTATACCATATTTATATTTTAAAGTTACTAATTTAAAACTAAAGATGCAAATATCCTTTTTATATATAAGCAACAAATTATTCCTTACCTTCGCACCGGCTTATTTTTTGCAGATTTTAGTTTTTGCAATAGCCAACCGAATACATGGATTTGCAGCAATTGTTGTTCCTGTTCCGTGATGATCAGCGGACACAGGAATTGTCACACCACCTTTCTTCTCCGCAGGCACGCGTCCTGCTGCGGGGGACTATTGGCTCTTCCGTCAATTTTATTACCGCTTCGCTGTTTCTGCAGGCAGAATATACACACGTCATTATTGCCCATGATGCCGAAGAGGCACAATATATTCAGAATGACCTGCAGCACCTCTTAGAGAAGAAAGAGATACTTTATCTGCCGTCTTCCTATAAAAAGCCATACGCCTTTGCGGAGCACAGTGGTCACCATATCTTATTGCGTGCGCAAACCCTGAACGCCCTGATGAATGCCAAGAAAGGCGGCGAACTGATTGTCACCTTTCCGGATGCCTTGCAGGAATTGCTGGTGCGCAAAGAGAAACTCATAGAAAACACCCTGTTCTTAAAAACCGGCGAAAAAATAGACGTGGATTTCATGCTCGATGTACTCCTTGAATACGGATTCAACCGCACGGATTTTGTGTACGAACCCGGTGAGTTTTCCATCCGCGGCGGTATCATTGATGTCTTTTCGTTCGGCAATGAATTGCCGTATCGTATTGAGCTGTTCGACAATGAAGTGGAAAGCCTCCGCACCTTTGATCCGGAAACGCAACTGTCGCAACGCAAGATTTCCGAGCTGACGATTATACCGAATATCAACGAACATTTTACACAGGAAACGACGGCATCCCTGTTTGAATTCCTGCCGGAAAATACCGTGTTCTGGTTCCGGGATGCTGTATTGTTCCAGGAGCTGTCGGAGAAACAGTATGACAGAGCTTTGGAAGAAATGGAACTCCTGAAGAATCCCCCTTCAGGGGGCAGAAAGGGGGTAGAACATCCGTTTCTGAATAAGGCATTGAACCAGCTCTTCGTCGCACCCGAAGAACTGATGAACGAATTGGCAAAGTATCGAATAATTTCGGCCTCACTGCTGCCGGCTGTACTTAAAGAAAAAGAAGAAAAACATATCACCTACCGCCAATCTCCCCAGCCGTCGTTCAACCGCAACTTTGATTTGCTGATTCAGGATTTAAGGCAGCAACGAAAAAATCATTTCCAATTATTTCTCTTCTCTGAAAACGCGCGTCAGATCGAACGGTTCCAGCATATTTTTCAGGATAAAAAAGCAGATATTAATTTCAATCCCTGCTATGTTGATTTGGCGCAAGGGTTTATAGACAAGGATTTACAGGTGGTGTGTTACACCGACCATCAGATATTTGACCGTTACCACAAATACAAAACCAAATCCGGATTTAACCGGACCAAAGCGATTACCATCCGACAGCTGAAAGATTTGAATCCCGGCGATTATGTGACACATATCGACCATGGCGTTGGCGTGTTCTCTGGCCTCGAAACCATTACCGTCAACGGACAGTCGCAGGAAATGGTACGCCTGATGTATAAAGACAATGACCTGTTGTATGTCAACATCAACTCGCTGCATAAAATTTCCAAATTCACCGGCAAAGAGGGGCATATTCCGAAAGTGAACAAACTCGGCAGCGACGCCTGGACCAACCTTAAGAACAAGACAAAGAAAAAAATCAAGGACATCGCGGCGGAACTCATCAAACTGTATGCGCAACGGAAAGTAGCCAAAGGCTATGCCTTTCACAAAGACACCTATCTGCAGGATGAGCTGGAAGCAAGTTTTATGTATGAAGACACCCCCGACCAGATAAAGGCTACCGCCGATGTGAAAGCGGATATGGAAAAGCCACATCCCATGGACCGGCTGATTTGCGGCGATGTGGGATTCGGTAAAACGGAAATTGCCATTCGGGCAGCCTATAAAGCGGTCACCAACAGAAAACAGGTAGCGGTTTTAGTGCCTACCACCATCTTGGCGTGGCAGCATTTCAAGACGTTTTCCTCCCGTTTGAAAGAGCAGGGTGTGGTGGTTGATTTTCTCAACCGCTTTAAATCCGCCAAAGAGAAGAAGGAAACGCTGGAAAAAACAAAAGAAGGAAAAACCGACATTCTAATTGGCACACATGCCCTGCTCAATAAAGAACTGATCTTTAAAGATCTGGGATTGCTAATCATCGATGAGGAGCAAAAATTCGGCGTTTCCGCGAAAGAAAAGCTGCGGCATATTTCTGCGAATGTAGATACGCTGACACTTACCGCCACACCGATTCCACGCACACTAAAATTTTCACTGATGGGTGCGCGCGATTTGTCCAATATCATGACACCACCCACCAATCGTATTCCTATTACGACGGAAGTACAGGTCTTTGATGTAAAAAAACTCAAAGAAATCATTGAGTTTGAGGTATATCGGGGTGGCCAGGTTTATTTCGTACACAACCGGGTAAAAGACTTGCCGGAACTGGAAACGGTACTGAGAAAGTTATGTCCGGATATCAGCATTAAAACAGCACACGGGCAACTGGAAGGCGATCAGCTGGAAGAAATCATGCTGCAGTTTATCAACGGAGAATTTGATGTGCTGCTGAGTACCAATATTGTGGAAAGCGGACTGGATATTCCAAATGCGAATACGATTATCATCAACAATGCACATCATTTCGGGTTGAGCGATTTGCATCAGCTGCGCGGTCGGGTTGGGCGTTCCAACAAGAAAGCATTCTGCTATCTGTTAGCACCTCCAAAATCCACGCTGACGGATGAAGCCCGAAAACGCCTGCAGACACTGGAAGAATTTTCCGATTTAGGTTCCGGATTCCAGATCGCCCTGCGCGATATGGACATACGCGGTGCGGGAAATCTGTTGGGTGGCGAACAAAGCGGATTTATCACGGATATCGGCTTTGAGATGTATCATAAAATCCTGGATGAAGCGATACAGGAATTAAAATATACAGACTTCAAAGAAGTCTTTAAGGAACAGATTGAAGAGCAAAAACAATTCGTGTATGACTGTACGATTGACACGGATGTGGAGATGCTCATTCCGCTGGAATATGTGCAGAATACGGAAGAGCGATTGCGATTGTACACAGAATTAGATGCCATTGAAAGCGAAGAAAAACTGCAGGCTTTCGCGAAGAAGACAGAAGACCGGTTTGGAAAACTGCCGAAACAAATCAGTGAGCTGTTTGACGGACTGCGCATCCGCTGGGTAGCCAAAAAAATAGGGTTTGAGCGCATTATCCTGAAAGGCGGGAAGCTGCGCTGTTATTTTTTAGACAATCCGAGATCTCCCTACTACGAAAGCCCCTATTTTCCAAAAGTGATGGCCTATATTCAGAATTCTAAAAAGAGGTGCAACCTGAAGCAAAGCGGCAACAGTCTGATACTGGTGTACGACAACATCAAAACCATGCACGAAACAGAATTGTTGTTTAAAGATATTGATGTGAATGTATTTGGGTAACCCACCCCTTAGTCCCCTCCGGGGAGGGGAAAGCGCAAGTGCATTTCTGTTCGGACTGTTCGTTTGTATTTTGTCATTTAAAAATTAAAAATTGTGCTGAAATTAAAATATTATGGCACTGTCCGAATCTCCCTTCAAGACGGGATTAAGCCTGCCTGTCAGCAGACAGGGGGTGTGTAAAATTCAGCCCTACACACGCAACAGCACGCCGCCAAATCCCTGTAACGTAATTTGATTGCCCGAAACAACGGATTGTTTTAAGGTGTATACCTTTTCTTTAATATTGAAATTTATCCTGGTGCCTCTGTCTTCGGAACTGAAATTTAAGATAATCAGTAATTTTTCTTTCGGCGAGCTGCGCAGAAAAGCCAGTAAATCCTTGCTGTCTGCAGAAAACACCTCGATAGAACCATCCTGCAGAGAAGTATAATCCTTTCGAAGCTGGTTCAGTTTTTTGAAGACATTGAGCAGTGACTGTTCATCCGCCTGCTGCTGTGCCACATTCCTGTTTTCCAGATCATCCGCTATCGGGAGCCATGTAGAACTGGCTGCCGAAAAGCCTGCATTTTTTCCATTGTTCCACTGCATCGGCGTACGGCACACATCCCTGTTGATGGGCACCGGAATCCGGTCGGCCAAAAACTGCGGTACCCAGGAAAAAGTATGAGCCAAAGCATCTTTCGCGATTTTAATGGGAATCTTCACATTGGTCATTCCAATCTCCTCCCCATAATAAACCGTAGGAACACCGCGCATGGTGTACTGCAGCAAAGCCAGCAGTTTAGCTTTCTCTAAATTGTTGCGGAGGCGGCCGATGCTGCGCAGCTGGTCATGGTTCGAGAATACGATAACCGGTGTATAGGGTTTCGGATATTCCTTTTCGTACTCCAGGATTTTTTTTCTGAAAAATCCGGCATCGAAATTAAACATGACCACATCAAATAAGAAAATGAGATGCAGCCCGTCCTGCCGTTCGCCGAGGTATTGTTTTTTCAGTTTGTGCTTTCCAAACACTTCTCCCAGCAGCAACCTGGCCGGTTGAAATTCATTTATGACGCTCCGCAATTCTTTCGCCAGCGTAAAATTCTCCGGTTGATTTACGGAATATTTTCGTACCTGAAAATTCCCGCCCGGATATTCTTCGCTGGGAATGGCACACAGGATGGAAAATGGGTTGTCGCGGAACTGCGGGTCTTTGATGATGCAGTTGAAAATATCCAACCGAAAACCATCCACGCCTTTTGCGAGCCAGAAACGGCAGGCATCAAACATCTGTTGTTTTACTGCAGGGTTCTGGTAATTCAAATCCGGCTGGAAGGGCAGGAAAGAGGCAAAATAATACTGGTCTCTTTCTTTGCAATAATGCCAGCCTTTCGGCCCTACAATACTTTTCCAGTTATTCGGTTGGTCGCGCCAGATATACCAGTCCGCTTTTGGATTAATCCTCGATGATTTGGACTCCAGGAACCAGGCATGCTGATCAGAGGTATGGTTCATCACCATATCAAATACAATCTTCAGACCTTTATCGTGACAGGCGGCAATCAATGCTTCAGCATCCTGCAGTGTACCATATTCAGGAGCGATATTGAAATAATCGGCGATATCATATCCAAAATCCACCTGCGGGGATGTGTAAAAGGGAGAAATCCAGATAGTCTCAAACCCGAGGTCTCGTATATAATCCAGTTTCTGAATGATACCGTTCAGGTCGCCGATGCCATCGCCATTGCTGTCATAAAAGGAACGGGGGTAAATCTGGTAGATAGCCGTTGTGTTATACCATGCCATGGAGTGAAAATACTAAAATAAAACAAGGATAAAAAATTTACGAAAGCTTATACAGCCTGGCTGAATTTGGGCGTTTCCTGTGGCGAGTCAGATATGGAATCGTTCATGCGCTTGTCAAAAACGGCACATATATTTCGCAGGAAACTCCAACCTGACGGCGTAACCCTTAGGGTGGTATTTTTCCAATCTATCAAACCGTCTTTTTGTAAATCTTCCAGCTGGTGTCTCATTTTTTCAGTCAATTCAAACTCGTTTTTCCAGTTTGTTTTCCCCTTACAGGCAATATGCAAAATCTGTTTGCGGTAAACGATATCCTCTTCTGTCAGGTTGATACCCCGATGTATAGGCAATGTGTTTTTTTCCAGGGCTTCATAATATTCTTCGACCGTTTTCAGGTTCTGGCGGTAGCCGTAAAAAACATCACTGATTGCCGAAACCCCTAATCCAATCAACACCTCTGTGTTGGTGGTGGTATATCCCATAAAATTGCGGTGCAGCGTTCCGTTGTTTTTACTGATCAACAATGCATCTCCCTCTAAAGCGAAATGATCCATCCCCACATCGGCATAGCCGGCCTTGACCAGCATAGCTTTACCCAATTCATATAATTCAAACTTCTCGTTACCTTTCGGCAAATCATTTTCGTCATATGCCCGCTGTGATTTTTTTGTCCAGGGTACATGCGCATAACTGTAAAATGCTATCCGGTTGGGTTTTAATTCAATGACAGATTGTATTGTCTGTTCTATACTTTCTTTTGTCTGAAACGGCAAGCCGTAAATCAAATCGAAGTTGACGGATTCGTAGCCGATCTCACGTGCCCATTCGGTCGCCTGTTTGGTCTTCTCATACGGCTGTATGCGGTTAATGGCGGTCTGTACCTTTATATCTAAATCCTGCACACCGTAACTCACCCTGCGAAAACCCCTACCATACAATGTTTGCAAATGTTCGTAGGTGGTGTTGTTCGGATGCCCCTCAAAACTAAACTCCCGTTCGGGATGTATGGCAACGTCTTTAAATAATTCCGTAAGGAAAGCTTGTAGGTTTTCCGGACTGAAAAAAGTGGGCGTTCCGCCTCCCAGGTGTAATTCCCGAATCACCAATCCTTCTCCGAAAATGAATTTATAGTGTTCCCATTCCTTTAAGAGATGGTCAATGTAAATGGTTTCGACACTGTGGTTTTTAGTGATGCGTTTATTGCATCCGCAATAGGTACACAGTTGCTCGCAAAAAGGCAAATGTATATAAAGGCTGATACCCTCTTTCGTTTTACCCGCATGGATTGCTTTCTGAATTTGAAGGGTCCAGTCTTCATTATCCGTCATGTTGTCCTGCCAGTACGGAACAGTAGGATAGCTGGTATACCTTGGAATAGGAACATTGTATTTTTCTATCAGCGGATTAAAAGCCATATGCAAAAATAAGGGGATTGCGCCAAACCAAGTATGATTTATATCACATCCGCCTGGCTAAATCATTTTTAAGGGGATCATTGCTGTCTTCCAGGTGCTTTTTTACGGTTTGTCTGTCCTGTTCGGATTTGTTCTGAGACAGTTTTTCCTTTCCTTGCAGTTCGCTGACTGTTATCTTGAAGGCTACGATACCTTTAAGCAAGCCATTCACATATTTTTCATCCAATGACCTGAACTGTTCCAGGTAAGAAGGTTCATAAGCCTGCATTTGTCTGTGAAGGACCATCAATTTTTCTTCATCGGTATGGTATAATTCTATTTTTCCATAGGCATGGACCGCCATAAAATTCCAGGTAGGAACATTCTGCGGATGCTCATACAATGTGGGCGAAATATAGGCGTGTGGTTCGGAGAAGATAACCAGCACATTCTGACCATCCATATTTCTCCATTGATGGTTTGTGAGAGAGAGGTGCGAATAGAGTACGATATCTTTTTCTTGCTTTTCTATCACAAAGGGCAAATGTGTCGCAAGAGGGCGATTGTCTTCTGCAGAAATCAGTACAGCAAAATTATATTGTTGCATGAATGCCAGCAGTTTGCCGGTATCTTTCTGCTCAAAATGTTTAGGTATGTACATATCCGCCCTGAATATTTGTCATTAAAGAATCCCGGAGCTACCAGGTAGAAATTGTTTTGACGACAACCGTATCTCTGTTGTCCGGTGTTTTCTCTAAAATACGGGTGTTGATGTTGCCGCTTCCGGCAAAATCAATCAGGTTCCTTCGTTGCCGGAACACCTCTTCGGGATGTGCCCTAAACTTTGCCAGCACCACCCATTTGCCTCTCTTGAAACTATACAGCAACACATCCCCCACCATTCCATCCGGCGATTTTATAACGATAGAAAAATCATCCGATCCGTCTCCGTCCACATCATTTTCATTTAAGACATTGACACCCACACATTGCGGTATCCTGATTTCCGGCAGATCTAAATTGGTAAAGGATATTTTTGTTTCCATAGTCACATATGTCCCCGAGGAGTCCGGTTCCGGTTTTAGAATGATAAGGTCTTCATTTTCTCCGTCACCGTTAAAATCGCCGGAAGACTGACTTTCACTTTCTTCAAACTCTTCGAACAAAGAAACCATCTCCGGCCGGCTGTCCGCCTCCTTGTCACTTTCTATAATTATATGCCAACTGCTGTCTGCCTGTTTTTTGAAAATGAGATACGAATGATAGACGTTGGGTTTGTTGTCAATAGTCACCAGTTTTAAGAACTCACATTTGTAATCGCCCGTATCAGAAGCATAAATTCCCACCCTTCCGATGATACGTTCTTTGTATGAGTCTGCTTTTCTTATCTTAAATACTTTAGTATCAATAACCGATTTTCTTGAAACTCTTTTTTTGAAAAACAGCACCGGGTCGTTGTAAAATTTATAGAGGCTGTCAATTCGGGTTGAGTCATGCGCTGCATTCCACTCATACACTACATCAATAACCGTTTGCTGTTCGGTGGGCAGCATTTTATAAGACTGTTTGATCTCGTCTTCCTTAGACAACACTGTTTTTTTTGCTTCATTATTACAGGAAGAACATGCTTGAAATAAAGAGAGAAGAACGGCGATAATTATGAAATAAGAATTTTTCTTCACACGGTATATTTAGTATCAAAGATAAGCATTAGATTAAAGTACCCGGTTATAATCGCTAATTTTTTTAAAAACAAATCCTCAATAGAGACAAGTGCCCTGCCGAAACTTCAGGGTTGCAGCAATAAAAAAATACGACAGCTGCATTTTGCATAAATAGAAAACGGAAGCGTGTGGCTTTGTAAAAAATGATTTTTACATGGTATTTTGAGGCATTGTAACAAAATATTTTTAAAAAAAATTTGCCCTTGTTGAAAACGTAAAGCATATATTTTTTCGACAAGGTGTAATAATTTTACAGGCAAGGGTTTATGGTTGTGTTTGTGTTTGTTTTAAAAAAATTTTTTTTGACATTCCCTGTAACATCAGTCTTTACTGGTTTTTCGTCCGGGCAAATGGAAGAAAATCTTTTATCAATGAATCCTTTTTGAATGATACGAAATATTGGAATGAAAAAATCAAACCTAAAAAAACCGTCTGAATTATTTTTACGAATAAAGACTGGCTTTACGTTATCCACAATTATCAACATTTATGAATAACTCAAGTATTGTATAAAATGAATAATGTATTACTTTTATATTGCAGAATAGTTAAAAGAGAATTTCAATCTGCATATAAAAAATAAAGTTCTCTGACAGAAATGTTTCGACTGTATAAAATGAAACAAAAAAACAAAATCAAAAAGCAATGGCAAAGAAAACAGCAAGCGCAAAGCCAGCAGCAAAAAAAGCTCCAGCTAAGAAAGCAGCAGCTCCAAAAAAAGCAGTAGCAAAAAAAGCTCCGGCTAAGAAAGCAGCAGCTCCTAAAAAAGCAGCAGCTCCTAAAAAAGCAGTAGCGAAAAAAGCTCCGGCGAAAAAAGCTCCGGCGAAAAAAGCAGCAGCTCCTAAAAAAGCAGTGGCGAAAAAAGCTCCGGCTAAGAAAGCGGCAGCTCCTAAAAAAAAGTAATCGCATCCGTGCGACGAAAACAATAAACCCGATACCTTTAAAGGTGTCGGGTTTTGTTTTTTAACCTTGCGATTTACAGAAATGAGAATGCACTGACACGCTCAGATTCCTTCCATAATAACACCTGTAAATTTATATCATAAGACGCCGATGATGATTTTTTAGCTTTACAGTTGTGAAAATACTTTCCGGTAATACCCTTCACTTCATCACTGCCCGCCAGGTAGATATGAGAACTCGCGCCTTTTTCTACCGTTAAACCAAATAATCTGGAAAAGGTACTCCAGGCCACTCCAAAGAATGTATTTCCATTCTTAGAGCCTATCGGTGTGTATACGAAACCGGGGTGCAGTGCATTGACGGTAATATTGAATGGTTTGGACTTCTCTGCGAGATAATAGGTGAATAGTACATTTGCCAGTTTGGATTGTTCGTAAGCTTTCAGTACAAAATAGTTTTTCTTTTTATAAAACGATTCTATGTCTATTGTCTTAGCCTGGTAATGGGAGTCGCTGGCAACATTAACAATGCGGGCGTCCGTGCCTTTTTTCAGCAAATCGAACAGGTAATATGTCAGCCAGAAATAATTGAAGTGATTGTTCGCTATCGTCATTTCTATCCCATCCGGAGACAGTTCAAATTTGGAAAACACGCCACCGGCATTATTCAGCAACACATCCAGCTTGCTGAAATCTTTTTTGATTTGTTCGGCAACCTGTTCCACTGATTTCTGAACGGCCAGATTGGCGACATACAAATGTATCTTGCTGTTGCCGGAAAAAGCCTGAATGCCTTTAACTGCCTGTTCTCCTTTTTCTCTGTTGCGGCACAACAAGATAATTTCATGACCCTGTTTGGCCAGTTGTCGGGCGGCTTCGAAACCTAAACCGGAATTGGCCCCTGTGATAAGAATGGTTTTATTGTTCATATAAAAATTTTATTCGTTATAATTAAATCCGCTCCTGCCATTTAAACATCTCATCCCTCAATCGTGCCGCTTCCATAAAGTCCATTTGCTGGGAAGCTCGCTGCATGGCTTTTTTAATTAGTGCTATCTTCTTTTCGATTTGTTCTTTAGTCATGTATGCCGCTTCTTCATCCGCTGCAAAGCTCATCTTCTCCGTTTCTTCTTTGTATTTTCTTT is drawn from Sphingobacteriales bacterium and contains these coding sequences:
- a CDS encoding SDR family oxidoreductase, whose product is MNNKTILITGANSGLGFEAARQLAKQGHEIILLCRNREKGEQAVKGIQAFSGNSKIHLYVANLAVQKSVEQVAEQIKKDFSKLDVLLNNAGGVFSKFELSPDGIEMTIANNHFNYFWLTYYLFDLLKKGTDARIVNVASDSHYQAKTIDIESFYKKKNYFVLKAYEQSKLANVLFTYYLAEKSKPFNITVNALHPGFVYTPIGSKNGNTFFGVAWSTFSRLFGLTVEKGASSHIYLAGSDEVKGITGKYFHNCKAKKSSSASYDINLQVLLWKESERVSAFSFL